In Bythopirellula goksoeyrii, a single window of DNA contains:
- a CDS encoding ABC transporter permease encodes MKLRSMIWKELWKRPSSMLPSLLAITLGVTAMVASRNITISSDQKNAEDMESLKANVLVLPPAVTLQDYYAADVHGYTMPDEYASRLALAKMPGVKNVAPILSVVSDVDSVPVLFTGILPQSELHAKSDRQDLGSINTVGSAHCCCGTKADADAGTNYPKSFAMSRNLQELGEREVILGQYLATQLGVNVGDDLTVLGETFAVLSVLPSTGTIDDSRLYAHLHSVQDLSGTGPVVNAIEIMACCEDAAESLMTNLSAELPEYRIITIAQVVQALAAVNGRVADVLWVSLSILLSVGGMSLARSMYHNVTERRKEIGTLKVLGASRSFVILMFLGKATLLGLAGGLGGFVVGTALAAVVGQQLLGVSVQPMPHLLFVGIVYAVTVTIAASFLPATFAAVVDPCLLLNEAGHSHQRG; translated from the coding sequence ATGAAACTACGATCAATGATTTGGAAAGAACTTTGGAAGCGGCCATCGTCAATGCTGCCCAGTTTATTGGCGATCACTCTAGGCGTGACGGCCATGGTGGCGAGTCGAAATATTACGATCTCCTCCGACCAGAAGAACGCTGAGGACATGGAATCCCTCAAAGCGAACGTGTTGGTGTTGCCACCAGCAGTCACCCTGCAGGACTATTACGCGGCCGACGTGCATGGCTACACGATGCCGGACGAATATGCTTCGCGACTGGCTCTGGCGAAAATGCCGGGAGTAAAGAACGTTGCCCCAATTCTCAGCGTGGTATCGGATGTCGATTCAGTGCCCGTCCTATTCACAGGCATTCTCCCGCAATCCGAGTTGCACGCGAAGTCAGATCGCCAAGACCTTGGATCAATCAACACCGTCGGCTCTGCCCATTGCTGCTGTGGGACAAAGGCTGACGCCGATGCAGGAACCAATTATCCGAAATCGTTCGCCATGAGCAGGAACCTCCAGGAACTTGGTGAACGCGAAGTGATTCTTGGGCAATATCTGGCTACCCAATTGGGAGTCAATGTCGGTGATGATCTAACGGTACTCGGCGAAACCTTTGCTGTTCTCTCCGTGCTCCCATCAACAGGTACTATCGACGACAGCCGCTTATACGCCCACCTGCATAGTGTTCAGGACCTGTCCGGTACTGGGCCGGTTGTGAACGCCATCGAGATCATGGCGTGCTGCGAAGACGCTGCTGAGAGTTTGATGACGAATCTTTCCGCCGAACTTCCGGAGTATCGTATCATCACCATCGCTCAAGTAGTGCAGGCACTAGCCGCCGTCAATGGTCGGGTGGCAGACGTTTTATGGGTGTCTCTCTCGATTCTGCTGAGTGTCGGAGGAATGAGTCTCGCCCGCAGTATGTATCACAACGTGACCGAACGTCGGAAGGAAATCGGCACGCTGAAGGTACTTGGTGCCAGCCGCAGTTTCGTGATTCTAATGTTCCTCGGCAAGGCAACGCTGCTTGGTTTGGCCGGAGGACTAGGAGGGTTCGTTGTGGGCACCGCCCTCGCCGCGGTCGTAGGACAACAACTGTTAGGCGTTTCTGTTCAGCCAATGCCGCATCTTTTATTCGTTGGCATCGTCTATGCAGTCACAGTTACTATCGCCGCCAGCTTTCTGCCCGCCACATTTGCAGCTGTCGTTGATCCTTGCCTGCTTCTTAATGAAGCAGGCCACAGCCACCAGCGCGGCTGA
- a CDS encoding efflux RND transporter permease subunit: MLNGIIRFALLNRLLVIAAALFLLGYGGWQALQLPIDVFPNLNRPRVVVMTEASGMAPEEVETLITFPIETVLNGATGVQAVRTSSGIGLSVVYVEFDWGTDIYNDRQIVAERLAIATDTLPPGAKPQLMPISSIMGQIMMIGMTAEGDTTPIQLRTLADWVVRQRLLTIPGVSQVIVMGGDRKQFQVLVDPDMLLRFGVSLHEVKTALQQSNQNTAGGYLDEQGPNEYLVRSLGRVKTVEEIGDVVVKQRERQSVTLSQVARIVEGAQVKRGDSSAYARNEQGEMTGGTAVVLTILKQPQGDTREVTNRVTAALEEMQASLPADVRILPELYQQKEFIDLAIENVVEALRDGAILVVIILFLFLMNLRTTLITLTAIPLSIVITAMVFAAFGLSVNTMTLGGLAVAIGELVDDAIVDVENIFRRLRENRQLQSPQNPLLVVFQASVEIRNSIVYGTVIVMLVFVPLFALSGMEGRLFTPLGISYLVSIASSLLVSLTVTPVLSYWLLSGSSTAGEERDGFLLRWLKVIAGMVIRISLRLAWPILATAMIAVAISGWALLRLESDFLPPFNEGAVQINVLLPPGTSLATSNQVAVRVEERLSQLDDLTAFVRKTGRAELDEHAEGVNVTEFVATVNPNTERSREEVIEEISEALADIPGIVTAVEQPLAHLISHMLSGVKAQVAIKLFGDDLDELRRQAQGMQAAIADIEGIRDLQVEQQVIIPQLRIEADGQKLKAFGLRRSDVNEFVETAMQGEVVSQVLDGQRTFDLMVRMGEEFREDLNALKRLQIDLPGGGSVKLEDVARVYKAGGPNTVNREQVRRRIVVQCNVSGRGLVDVVGDIKERLQPIVAELPSGYFVEYSGQFESQQSASRLIGILFVVSLVGMFLVLYKMFHSANLALQVMVALPMAFIGSVASIYLTGQTLSVASMVGFISLCGIASRNGILLINHYLHLVKYEGEDWTREMVVRAGKDRLAPVLMTALTSGIGLVPLALAAGEPGKEILYPVATVIIGGLVSSTLLEFLVRPALFWTTGIGSARRVVAAGQERIALEVEEEFT; the protein is encoded by the coding sequence ATGCTAAATGGAATCATTCGCTTCGCGCTGCTGAACCGCCTTCTGGTCATTGCGGCTGCGCTGTTTCTCTTGGGCTATGGTGGCTGGCAAGCCTTGCAGCTTCCCATCGACGTCTTCCCCAATCTCAACCGTCCTCGTGTGGTGGTTATGACGGAGGCCTCCGGGATGGCCCCCGAAGAAGTGGAAACGCTTATTACGTTCCCGATTGAGACGGTACTCAACGGTGCCACAGGTGTTCAGGCGGTTCGGACCTCCTCAGGTATCGGATTGTCGGTCGTTTACGTCGAATTCGATTGGGGGACGGACATCTACAACGACAGACAGATCGTGGCTGAACGTTTGGCCATCGCAACCGATACATTGCCACCCGGAGCTAAACCTCAATTGATGCCCATTTCGTCGATCATGGGTCAAATCATGATGATCGGCATGACCGCTGAGGGTGATACTACTCCGATTCAACTGAGGACTTTGGCCGACTGGGTTGTGCGTCAACGACTTCTGACAATTCCAGGAGTTTCCCAAGTGATCGTCATGGGGGGGGATCGCAAGCAGTTTCAGGTGTTGGTAGATCCGGACATGTTATTGCGGTTCGGAGTTTCCCTGCACGAAGTAAAAACGGCCCTACAACAAAGTAATCAAAACACGGCAGGTGGCTACCTGGACGAACAAGGCCCGAACGAGTATTTGGTGCGCTCACTCGGTCGCGTGAAAACAGTGGAGGAGATTGGCGACGTTGTCGTCAAACAACGGGAGCGGCAGTCAGTGACGCTTTCGCAGGTGGCCCGGATCGTCGAAGGGGCGCAAGTGAAGCGGGGCGATAGTTCCGCCTACGCCCGTAACGAGCAAGGCGAGATGACCGGTGGAACAGCGGTTGTACTCACCATCTTAAAACAGCCACAAGGAGACACTCGCGAGGTAACCAATAGGGTCACTGCAGCTCTGGAGGAGATGCAAGCTTCTCTCCCGGCGGACGTCCGGATCCTTCCTGAATTGTACCAGCAAAAAGAGTTCATCGATCTGGCAATTGAAAACGTCGTGGAAGCACTGCGCGATGGTGCCATTTTGGTCGTCATCATCCTTTTTCTGTTTCTAATGAACCTCCGCACCACGCTGATCACTCTCACAGCAATTCCACTCTCTATCGTGATCACGGCGATGGTGTTCGCGGCGTTTGGACTTTCCGTCAATACGATGACGTTAGGGGGATTGGCAGTCGCCATTGGTGAATTAGTCGATGATGCCATCGTTGACGTCGAAAATATATTCCGGCGCTTGCGTGAGAACCGTCAATTGCAATCCCCTCAGAATCCACTCTTGGTGGTATTTCAGGCAAGTGTTGAGATTCGCAACTCGATTGTTTACGGCACTGTAATCGTCATGCTAGTATTCGTGCCACTCTTCGCCCTCTCTGGGATGGAAGGCAGACTCTTTACGCCACTTGGCATCTCTTATTTGGTCTCGATCGCATCTTCCCTCTTAGTATCGTTGACGGTAACACCTGTACTGAGCTACTGGCTACTGAGTGGATCGAGTACTGCTGGCGAAGAAAGAGACGGTTTCCTTCTTCGCTGGTTGAAAGTAATCGCCGGCATGGTCATTCGGATCAGTTTGAGATTGGCATGGCCAATCCTTGCAACAGCGATGATTGCGGTAGCAATTTCAGGCTGGGCTCTCTTGCGACTAGAGAGCGATTTTTTACCCCCTTTCAATGAGGGGGCCGTTCAGATCAATGTGCTCTTGCCACCCGGTACTTCTCTGGCCACTTCGAATCAAGTCGCGGTACGTGTGGAAGAGCGTCTCAGCCAGCTCGACGATTTGACGGCCTTTGTCCGGAAGACCGGGCGTGCCGAACTCGATGAGCATGCCGAGGGAGTCAACGTCACAGAGTTCGTGGCGACCGTGAACCCTAATACCGAGCGTTCGCGAGAAGAAGTCATTGAAGAAATCAGCGAAGCCTTGGCGGACATCCCCGGCATCGTGACTGCGGTAGAACAGCCCTTGGCGCACCTGATTTCTCACATGCTCTCAGGCGTGAAGGCTCAAGTTGCCATAAAGCTCTTTGGAGATGATCTGGACGAGCTGCGCCGTCAGGCGCAAGGTATGCAGGCCGCTATTGCGGATATCGAGGGCATCCGCGACTTGCAGGTCGAACAACAGGTGATCATTCCCCAACTAAGAATTGAAGCAGATGGCCAAAAACTCAAGGCGTTCGGACTCCGCCGCAGTGACGTCAATGAATTCGTTGAGACCGCGATGCAAGGTGAGGTTGTTTCTCAGGTGCTCGACGGACAACGAACCTTCGATCTCATGGTCCGAATGGGGGAAGAGTTTCGAGAAGACCTGAATGCCCTTAAGCGACTTCAAATAGATTTACCTGGTGGTGGTAGCGTGAAGCTAGAAGATGTTGCCCGGGTGTACAAAGCCGGCGGTCCAAACACAGTCAATCGCGAGCAAGTGCGACGCCGAATTGTCGTGCAATGCAATGTTTCTGGACGCGGACTCGTCGACGTTGTGGGAGATATTAAGGAGCGACTCCAGCCGATTGTCGCTGAATTGCCATCAGGCTATTTCGTCGAGTATAGCGGACAGTTCGAAAGCCAGCAGTCGGCATCGCGTTTGATCGGTATCCTCTTTGTCGTATCGCTAGTCGGTATGTTCCTGGTGCTCTACAAAATGTTTCATTCGGCAAACCTTGCTTTACAGGTGATGGTCGCGCTCCCCATGGCTTTCATTGGTAGCGTGGCGTCGATATATCTCACCGGGCAGACGCTGAGTGTGGCAAGCATGGTCGGCTTTATTTCGCTTTGTGGTATTGCCTCTCGCAATGGAATCCTGCTGATCAACCACTATCTGCATTTGGTCAAGTACGAAGGGGAGGACTGGACACGCGAGATGGTAGTTCGAGCCGGCAAGGATCGCTTAGCACCGGTACTGATGACAGCTCTCACTTCGGGCATCGGACTGGTACCGCTGGCCCTCGCCGCTGGTGAGCCGGGTAAAGAGATTTTGTACCCGGTAGCCACGGTCATCATCGGCGGACTGGTATCCAGTACGCTGTTGGAGTTCCTCGTGCGTCCAGCTTTATTCTGGACTACAGGCATCGGTTCTGCACGCCGCGTAGTGGCGGCTGGTCAGGAGCGTATAGCTCTTGAAGTAGAAGAAGAGTTTACCTAA
- a CDS encoding carbonic anhydrase — translation MQKLIDGIDYFQRNIFSHYQNVFHRLTLGQQPLALVITCSDSQIHPSLLTQTGPGELFILRNAGNLVPPFGSAHGGEAATIEYAVATLKVPDIIICGHSYCGAMTSLIHPEKCGDSPTVHAWLANAEATLRIIHQNYNQLVNDQERVTKAAEENVIVQLQNLRTHPSVAAALSRHELKLHGWIYCFETGQVSVYVPQLHRYLPLEQVYSYSNCETMEGVST, via the coding sequence ATGCAAAAACTTATCGATGGAATCGATTATTTCCAGAGGAACATTTTCAGTCATTACCAGAACGTATTTCATCGGCTCACGTTGGGACAACAGCCGTTAGCCCTTGTCATTACGTGTTCCGATTCGCAGATTCACCCAAGCCTGTTGACGCAGACAGGGCCAGGAGAATTGTTCATTCTGCGAAACGCCGGTAATCTCGTTCCGCCCTTTGGAAGTGCTCATGGCGGAGAGGCAGCTACGATCGAGTATGCAGTAGCTACGTTAAAAGTGCCAGATATTATCATTTGCGGCCACTCATATTGCGGGGCAATGACCAGCCTCATCCATCCTGAAAAGTGTGGTGATTCACCAACGGTACATGCCTGGTTGGCTAATGCGGAAGCGACCTTGCGCATCATTCATCAAAACTATAATCAACTCGTGAATGATCAAGAGCGCGTGACCAAAGCTGCAGAGGAGAATGTAATCGTACAATTGCAAAATCTTAGAACGCATCCATCCGTAGCAGCAGCTTTATCGCGTCATGAGCTGAAACTACACGGCTGGATCTACTGCTTCGAGACGGGGCAGGTATCTGTTTACGTACCGCAGCTACATAGATATCTTCCACTCGAACAAGTTTACAGCTATTCCAACTGCGAAACAATGGAGGGGGTCTCTACTTGA
- a CDS encoding four helix bundle protein produces the protein MFTFEKLDVWTKSIELTDVIYQVIENLPHDEMYGLSSHLYEAVVSIPTNIAVGCERVTNNDFAHFVSVAYGSLMKTISLLEVVRRRDLVSLTTFATVYALCEELARMLSDLSSSLEKRSKSIPPKISTPNTSLC, from the coding sequence ATGTTCACTTTTGAAAAACTTGACGTGTGGACGAAGTCCATCGAACTGACAGATGTAATTTACCAAGTGATCGAAAACCTTCCCCATGATGAGATGTATGGATTGTCGAGCCACCTGTACGAAGCAGTCGTCTCCATCCCAACCAACATTGCAGTGGGTTGCGAAAGAGTAACAAACAATGATTTTGCTCACTTTGTTTCGGTGGCATATGGCAGCCTCATGAAGACTATTTCACTATTAGAAGTGGTACGTCGGCGAGATCTGGTATCGCTAACCACGTTCGCTACTGTGTACGCATTGTGCGAAGAATTGGCACGCATGCTAAGTGATCTAAGTTCATCACTCGAAAAACGTTCGAAAAGCATTCCCCCTAAAATCTCAACCCCCAACACGTCCCTATGCTAA
- a CDS encoding ABC transporter ATP-binding protein, which translates to MYQLQSVTQTYKRRHNVATALDNCNLEVSDNDYIAIVGPSGSGKTTLLSILGGLLAPSSGIVLFGDRSLYGMSIDERTKLRSDKIGFVFQSVNLVTWLSACENVQIPLMLSGKPEEEQRERGLQLLERVGLSDRADHLPSELSPGQQQRVALARTLANDPQVILADEPTRNLDSGTGQQVMSYLSDFHRNGQTIIIATQDAGTAAFAKQRIQLVEGVTYELDRLSAA; encoded by the coding sequence ATGTACCAACTTCAATCAGTTACTCAAACCTACAAGCGTCGCCACAACGTCGCGACCGCACTCGATAACTGCAATCTTGAAGTATCCGACAATGACTACATTGCAATAGTCGGACCCAGCGGCAGTGGCAAGACGACATTGCTGTCGATTCTGGGTGGGTTGCTGGCTCCGTCATCGGGCATCGTCTTGTTTGGGGACCGCTCATTGTACGGAATGTCGATTGACGAACGAACCAAACTGCGAAGCGATAAAATAGGCTTCGTCTTTCAGTCCGTCAATCTCGTGACATGGCTGTCGGCCTGTGAGAACGTCCAGATTCCGCTAATGCTCTCTGGCAAGCCAGAGGAAGAGCAACGAGAACGTGGTCTCCAACTTCTCGAACGAGTGGGGCTATCCGATCGAGCGGACCACCTGCCATCGGAACTGAGCCCAGGCCAACAACAGCGGGTCGCTCTGGCCCGCACATTAGCGAACGATCCGCAGGTAATACTTGCGGACGAACCGACGCGGAACCTCGATTCGGGAACGGGCCAGCAAGTGATGAGCTATCTCAGTGATTTTCACAGGAACGGACAAACGATCATCATTGCCACCCAGGACGCAGGCACCGCCGCATTCGCGAAGCAAAGGATACAACTTGTCGAAGGTGTTACGTATGAACTTGACAGGCTTTCCGCCGCGTAA